The Juglans regia cultivar Chandler chromosome 11, Walnut 2.0, whole genome shotgun sequence genome contains the following window.
ttaaatgggttttgttttaagtctcaaaaatattatatttgtgtagaataatattttgataatattgttaattaaaggaagtaaacatGTTTCTTAGAGAGGAggttttcatgacttattttatgggaATTCTTAGTAGccaaagtattctattaatttgttggtattttagatattttaaatattaatatttattgagttccgtaattatcataatacttattcaataaatttcttcttcggtacgaattcgattaagtggatattgatggttttaaaaaatgatggtattttaggaattatgaggattttaggttttgaggttttaaatataggttcttttagtattttaagtttaaatatcgaaatacgtggttgattggaaatttacggaaattacgtgaCTTTTACAGGTAACAATTAATATCtgttcggcattgttgagaAATGTTTTTTGAAAGACTAAGGAGTTCAGGTAAGCAGacttcctatgctagactttgcataaaaataaataaaatgggctgaagttgattttttggaaaaatatgcatgttttgttatgaaaagaaatttgaaacaacctcagttatttgttctgcatgactcatgaaattctgtaaaagaataaagtactttctgtcatgactggtgtagacatgagcaaaattttggcattctatttctgaactatgtaaaagagagcgaatatgaaaaattatgcataaatcatatttttgtgatatgattctattctgttttgttctgaaAATGTTATGTACTCTGATATAATATGATGCAATTTCTAAAACCTCTgacatgacattttgtttctgttctgttctgaccttatcatgggtgtaaaactatggcctctgtttgggttggtcccaacttttctgttttcggtacacccactttggaagcaaaaTGGTTTTCTATGTGgtttttcctgtgtgcacactcgggactccgcgaataataagggaaagattcacattctatttctgcttgGTTGGCCgccgggatttgcacaaccctactatgggggttaaacatggaattatgTTCTGATTTGATATTTCAGTTGTAATGCCTCGTCccagagggtccggagagttaactcatatcacctaaaaattatttccaaataatacttttaaaataaaccagagtctccataacatattaacctatttgttcaacacaaattccatgttcctacataagggcacatcagtggtgtctcgttgatatacataaacttttccacaaagactagaaatattcattactcaacataccaaagccacataaaatattaacactaccaaaagactctccaaaagtcattgctaaggcacttagtcttctatgatctacaaaacttgcaagtactccctattcctgattctcagttgttgcatcaaaattatctgaaacatattatggagataggggtgagttatcaacaactcaataagcagaaaacttatactagtatgcaaacatgagcatttaaaaatttcaaaatacaaaacaaaacactttttattttgtgaatgcagagtcagaacatgttatcaaaaatttcagagcgaaagtttaacaatattcttattcaaaattcccttggcacaacataactgaacatcttcatcttatcatatcacatcatataccatatttaacccttgtggtagggttgtgctatccccagtggccaaaccaggcagtgtcatatggtgaacttctcctttttcaatctcagagccccgagtgtgcacacaggaaagaacacgtaaaaagaccactttgtttccaaagtgggtgcactcatatcatatcatatcatgttggtaccaaccatatcacgtgaaccagtatcctCATCTCAGAACTAGTACCAACCATTTCCTGATCAAAAACAGTTCCAAGATATTTTATATCACGTGTACAAAAATTCGCATATAtcgtattcgctcttttgcacattttagaagcatgtcaaatattactcatgtctacacaattcatgtcaaaacatttcttttctcttttatacatatctcatgagtgaatgcaaaacatatactaaggttgtttttcactttttcttttaaaacaacatgcacattttacaaaccaatctcagttcatttctttttatgcaaatctagcatagagaccccgcttacctgggcttctcaactttttgaaaaattttctcGAAAGTGCCGAACAATagttaatcgtcacctataaaataatcacgtaattttcgtaagtttccaATGAATcttgtatttcgatattcaaccctaaactcctaaaataatctatttttaattcctcaaaatccaaaattctcataacctcaagaaaaataattactttctaaaatcatcgcTGTCCCTTTGATACTTCtactaaacataaaaaaaaaaaaaaaaatccaacttacTTTCTATTGAAGTGTAACTATAAAATCTCCtgctagataatataattataaaaaaaacaaattgagtcCAACTACTCATATCAATAACGATGAAACTTTagcttgctaaaaaaaaatctcaatccaATAAAATTGCTAAACAATTTATCAAACATAAAGAAATCatgtctaaaataaaatttaaacaagttTATCAAAATGATGTAAATCTGATTAATCTCAAGCCTAgtccaccaaaaaaaaaaagaaagaaggaaaagaaaaactcacTAGATTTAAACACCAACCAATTCAAACTAAgcccaacaatatatataagtctGGTAGCCCATTGAAaagcctttaaaaaaaaaatagagcattcGTTTAATTAGAAAGGGTCTCCTGCTGAGTTAACTGATACATGCATAACATACCCTATGTTTCCATTTTAAGTAagtaacaacaacaacaaaaaaaaaagaaaatcaacatgCAGAGTCTCAAATGAGAGTACGACAGAAGCTCACTCACGAAAAACCGAGGCAGTGGCACCGTGGGAGAGGGCGACGGAAACTGGGCTGGGACGATGGTGATGCCCTCGACGGCGTCGCACGGgaagagagggaggaagagctgaaactgagagagagagagagagagagagagagagagagagagagagagagagacggtgagagaaCAAGAGAGAGGCCGAAAGGAATGGACCATCAACCGGAAGTGGCGTGAGCTTACCGTGGGACTGAGGCAGTGTGCGGCGGACAGAGGTGATGGAAGGTCCTCGCCGGCAGTTTCTCTAGGGCACGGCACAGAGGAGCGCTCGATGGAGCGCGACTGCAGCGGCTTGGACGTTGCTCTATTTTAGACAACTAAAATAGGGGATTTTCGAGGCTTGTAATGGAGGCTACGGAGGCGTTGGGAGGCAGCTACGAGGCTAAGGTTCTGCGTGAGCTAGGTCCGGAGGAAAGTGGCCACTCGTTGGCTGGGCTGGTGCTCTGCTTTTCAGTGGTGCAACCGAGGTAGAGTTTACACAGAGAGGGTGGTGGTGCACAGCTTGAGGGGTGGACTTCGTGTGACTGTGGAGGTGATGACCGAACGGCTTGGGTGGCTACGGCATGAAGAGAACAAAGGAAAAGCAATTAGGGTTGAGAAAAACTTAATCTATATATAGGCTATAAATGGAAAACAGAACACTTAAAACAAGTGAAGGAAAACGTGcatgaagaaaaaggaaagatggTGTTATCTCGTGTGACGGAAATGAGAGACGTTATTGACATACGTGGGTGAAGCAATGAGCTGGGttttacatcctcccccccttatagaaattccgtcctcgaaatttattataaattgtcaAAATTCCCATCGAAAAGCCGTGGGTACTTAACTCGCATTTCTTCCTCCAATTCCCAAGAAGCTTCGCTAATAGCATGATTTTTCCACAACACTTTAACAAAAGGAATAGTTCGAGTCCATAAtacttgttctttcttttccaaaatttgaacTGGTTCTTCCGTATAATTCATATCCACCCGAATCTGGAGTGGTTCATAATCAATAATGTGCGTCGGGTCGGGAATATATTTCCTCaacatggaaatatgaaatacattatgCACTCCCACAAGTATTGGTGGAAGTGCTACTCTataagccactggtccaatccggtCAAGACTTTCAAATGGCCCAATATATCTAGGGCTCAACTTGTCCTTCTTTCCAAATcgcataactcctttcatcggtgttattctcaaaaatactttatctccaacctcaaactctagtTGGCGGCGACGTTTATCTGCACAACTCTTTTGtcggctttgagctgctttcattctaaCCCGAATGATATCTATCTTCTCTATAGTCTACTGGATAATCTCTGGCCCCAAAAGTTTCTTTTCACCCACTTCAccccaatacaatggagatctacacctcctgccatacaaaacctcgtaAGGTGCCATTCCAATGCTAGCCTAGAAACTATtgttataagcaaactcgaccaatggtaaatgttgTATCCAAGCTCCtttaaaatccatcacacatgacctcaacatgtcttccaagaTTTGAATCGTTCTTTCTGActgtccatctgtctgagggtgaaatgcagtactgaaatttaacttagtaCCCATTGCCTCATGTAAGTTTCGCCAGAACTTGGAGGTGAAACGAGGGTCTCTATCCAACACAATGGATATtggtaccccatgcaacctcactatctcctGCACATACAACTCAGCTAGTTTGTCCAGTTtgtaagaaactttaatgggcacaaagTGAGCAATTTTTGTTAAGCAatccacgatcacccatatagcatcttgtccATTCAATGCCCTCGGTAAGCCTGTCACAAAGTCCAGGGAGATatgctcccacttccactctggaaCCTGGAGTGGTTGTAATAATCCTGCTGGTCTCTGATGCTCCACCTTcacctgttggcaagttaggcactgTTCCACAAATTAAGCgatttctcttttcataccattccaccaaaaagactctatcaagtcccgatacatcttggtactccctggGTGAACTGTGTATAAGGAACGGCGTGCTTCTTCAAGGATTACCCTTTTCAGTTCTTCATCAGCTAGCACGCATAATCTACCTCTAAACCTTAAAACTCCATCCTCAGAAACTCTAAAGTCAGATTTGTCCCCATTCCCGACTTcttccactagcttcaccaacccTAAATCCACCTTttgagcagctttgattctatctattAAGGTCGGTTGAACTATCAAACTGGCCAAGAAAGTACTTGTATCACTAGTGATAACCTCAATACCGGCTCTTTCTAGGTCCATTAACAACCTATGTTGAGTGGTAAGTGTTGCAATTGCTGGTCCCATAGACTTCCTACTTAAGGCGTCGGCTACAACATTGCCTGGGTGATAATTGATGGTACAGTCATAATCTTTGATCAACTCGAGCCAtcttctctgcctcatatttaattccttttgggtgaagaaatatttcaaactcttgtgatctgtataaatctcactcttttccCCATATAGatagtgtctccaaatcttaagtgcaaaaatgacTGCCGCAAGTTCCAGATCATGCGTGGGATAATTCTGCTCGTATGCTTTCAGTTGGCGTGAGGCGTAtgctataaccttcccatgttgcatcagtacGCACCCAATCCAAGTCTTGATGCATCGCTATAAACTACAAATCCACCACTAGCCGTGGGGACGGTTAACACtggagctgtcactaatcttCGTTTCAACTCTTGGAAGCTTCCTTCACACTTTGTTGTCctttcaaacttattatttttcctggtgagtgctgtgagaggaactgctatccTGGCGAAACCATCAATGACTCCACGGTAATAacccgccaatcccaagaaacttctaacctcatgaacattcttcAGTGTCGGCCAGttaaccactgcttccacttttcccAAGTCCACTGAAATGCCATCTTTTGAAACTACATGCCCCAAAAATGcgattgaatcaagccaaaattcacacttcttcaatttagcaaacaactttttatctctgagtgtcccaagtaccagCTTCAAATGTTCCTCATGCTCAGACCTGCTTTTGGTGTAtaccaatatatcatcaataaaaacaactacaaacttatccaaaaattcatggaaTACCCagttcatcaaatccatgaatactgctggggcgttagtcaggccaaaaggcatgaccaaaaactcataatggccataactCGTCCTAAAAGCCGTCTTAGCTACGTCCTCTACCCAGATTttcaattgatggtaacccgatcgaagatcaatctttgaaaatacctgAGCGCCCTGGAGCCGATCAAACAAATCCTCTATACGGGgtagcgggtacttattctttatggtcacacGATTAAGTTCCCCgtagtcaatacacatcctcAACTATCCATCCTTCTTTTTTACAAAGAGAACTGGAGCTCTCCAAGGTGATACACTGGGCCTAATAAAACCCTTATCCAACAGGTCTTGTAATTGTTCCTTGAGTTCCACTAATTCAGACAGTGCCATCCGGtaaggtgctttcgaaagggGTGCTGTGCCTGGGACTAGTTCGATAGTAAACTCTACTTCTCGCTCAAGCGGGAGTCCAGGTAAATCTTCTGGGAAAACCTCTGGATATTCCCTCACCACAGGTATCTGTTCTAACTTCAACTCCTCTTTTGGTGCTTCTACCGCGCAGGTtaagaatccctgacaaccatTTCGTAACAATTTCCCAACTTGAACGGCAGATATAATGGGTGGGTGCATCCTCACTTTCGAACCTGTGAACtgaaattcactttttttgGGGGGTCTAAATaccacttcctttttaaaacAGTCTATGCTGGCGTGGTAGcaagccagccaatccatacccaaaattacatcaaacccGATCATGTTAAACACTATTAAATCTGCTGGCATCAATCTTCCCTCAATTGTTACAGGACACCCTGGTAGAAACTCGTCACAGACTACCGAATTTCCTGTCGGGGTCGCAACCTGTAACTTGGACTTTAACTTTTCGGTTTCTAAGGTGCAAAATCGAGCATAAGTCATAGAAACAAACGAATGTGTCGCTCTCGAATCAAATAACACAGTcgtattattagaaaacaaagaaagagtacctgtggTCACAATCAACATCATTCATGAACTAAAATTTCCAAGTCTTAACCTCAATCCACAAATTAATATcttaaaacataacaaagaAGTCATACGCGTGATCACGTCATTCTTATCTTCAGCCTCTCCAGGTGTCAGGGCAAAAACTCTTGCAGGCACAATAGTACGCTGGACGTTGCCTCGCGCTGTCCGTTCTGCCctaggtggtggtggtggtggtggcttGTTACTATTCAATCGCAAAGGGTAGTCCCTGAGATAGTGACCCGATTTGCCACAACGGTAGCATAGTCTCGCTTCTTTCCTGCACACTCCAGCATGTACTCAGTTGCAAGTCCTACATTGATATGCTTGTTGCGTGCCCTGAATCAGCCTTTTTCCCGAGCTATTaccttcatttctctttttccaagaTCCCTGGTCCATACCAGAATGAGGCCCCGATGGAATAGTCATCTTCCTCTGATCGTGCAAGGTCGCTCTCCTTTGAAGGCTTCGCTCAAAAATTGTGGCCTTATCTACCAACTCTGAGAAATTCCGAATCTGGAAGCCCACTACTCGTTCATAAAGTTTTTCATTAAGTCCTTGTTCAAATTTGCGtgccttcttttcttcttccggAATCAGATATGCAGCAAAACGGGATAGTTCAATGAATCTAGCTACATATTGGTGCACTGTCATGGTTCCTTGCACCAAAGTGGTAAATTCCATTGCTTTATCTTCTCAGGCCAAGCTTGGGAAAAATCGCtcaagaaaaatctatttaaaatgtGGCCAACTAAATATTTCAGTTCCCCCCGCTTCTCGGATAGTTCTTTCTGAGATCCACCATCTTTTTGCCTCACCGGTCAGTTTGAATGTTGCATATGCCACCTTTTGTTCATTTGTGCAGGTTAACACCTGCAATATCTCTTCAATATCTTGCACCCAATTGAAGGGGGGTGCATCCGATTGAATTGCTCTATGGTACAACCTCCTTCATTATAGTTGCGTTAATGACCCAAAGGATTTTGTGCAAGATCATCTATTAATTGATAGGCTGTTGCTCGTAGTACTTCGGAAGCACTCGGGTTTGCTCCCCTTTCGTTCTCGTTCACGTTCAAATCCGACATACTTCGTTCTCGTtgacgaggtggcatcctgtaacaaagagaagagaagtACGTGCAACAGTAGAAATGATTAATTCCCAAGGTCTAAAACTTTAACGCCGACAAATCTATTTAGTAAAAAGTCTccaaaaatcaaaccaaaccacAATCAACATGAATTCAACTCATAGACCTGTAAAATCCTATACATCAAAATCATTcctaaaatttgtaaattttaagaCCTTGAATACCTATGATATTCTTCCTTATAGTCTGCTCCACTATCACATCtaatctgaaaatgatttcttaaagcctatctatactccaaaatctTACACtctatagtctgcagaacctcaaacctggctcAGATACCAACTGCAACGCCCCGTCCCAgagggtccagagagttaactcatatcacctaaaaatcatttccaaataatacttttaaaataaaccagagtctccatagcatattaacctatttgttcaacacaaattccatgttcctacataagggcacatcagtaGTGTCTCGTTGATATacataaacttttccacaaagactagaaatattcattactcaacataccaaagccacataaaatattaacgcTACAAAATGACTCTCCAAAATtcattgtaccctaaggcacttagtcttctatgatccacaaaacttgcaagtactccctattcctgattctTAGCTGttacatcaaaattatcttaaacatattatggagataggggtgagttatcaacaacttagtaagcagagaacatatactagtatgcaaacataagcatttacagatttcaaaatacaaaacaaaacactttttattttgtgaatgcagagtcagaacatgttatcaaaaatttcagagcgaaagttcaacaatattcttattcaaaattcccttggcacaacataactgaacatctccatcttatcatatcatatcgtataccatgtttaacccccgtggtagggttgtgctatccccggtggccaaatcaggcagtgtcatatggtgaacttccccttttttaATCTCAgtgccccgagtgtgcacacaggaaaaaacacataaaaagaccactttgtttccaaagtgggtgcactcatatcatatcatatcatgttggtaccaactatATCActtgaaccagtatcatcatctcagaaccatattcagaacagataagtatgccaaagttttatcgtatccatatcatatcaaaacgcgtgcgaaacatattcatattatttccttttgatAATAATAGTTCCAAGATATTTTATATCACGTGTTCAAAAATTCGCATATATCGTATtcactcttttgcacattttagaagcatgtcaaatattgctcatgtctacacatttcatgtcaaaacatttattttctcttttatacatatctcatgagtgaatgcaaaacatatactaaggttgcttttcactttttcttttaaaacaacatgcatattttacaaaccaacctcagttcatttctttttatgcaaatctagcatagggaCCCCGTTTACCTGggcttcttagcttttcgaaaaaTTTCCTCGAAAGTGCTGAACAATagttaatcgtcacctataaaataatcacataattttcgtaaattttcaatgaatcttgtattttgatattcaaccctaaactcctaaaataatctatttttaattcctcaaaatccgaaattctcataacctcaagaaaaatcattactttctaaaatcatcgaTGTCCCTTTGATACTTGtactaaacataaaaaaaaaaaaaaaatatccaactTACTTACTATTGAAGTGTAACTATAAAATCTCCtgctagataatataattataaaaaaaaaaaaaaaagaatttgagtCCAACTACTCATATCAATAACGGTGAAACTTTagcttgctaaaaaaaaatctcagtccaacaaaattactaaaacaatttatcaaacataaagaaatcatgtataaaataaaatttaaacaagttTATCAAAATGATGTAAATCTGATTAATCTCAAGCCCAgcccaccaaaaagaaaagaaagaaggaaaagaaaaactcacTAGATTAAAACACCAACCAATTCAAACTGAgcccaacaatatatatataagtcaggTAGCCCATTGAAAagcctttcaaaaaaaaatagagcattcGTTTAATTAGAAAGGGTCTCCTGCTGAGTTAACCGATACATGCATAACATACCCTATGTTTCCTTTTTAAGTAagtaacaacaacaacaacaacaacaaagatCAACATGCAGAGTCTCAAATGAGAGTGACGACAGAAGCTCACCCACAAAAAATCGAGGCAGTGGCACCATGGGAGAGGGGGACGGAAACTGGGCTGAGATGGTGGTGATGCCCGCGACGGCGTCGCACGGgaagagagggaggaagagctgaaatagagagagagagagagagagagagagacggtgagagaaCAAGAGAGAGGCCAAAAGGAAAGGACCATCAACCGGAAGTGGCATGATCTTACCGTGGGACTGAGGCGGCGTGTGGCGGACAGGGGTGATGGAAGGTCCTCGCCGGCAGTTTCTCTAGGGCACGAAACGGAGGAGCTCTCGATGGAGCGCAACTGCAGCAGCTTGGACGCTGCTCTGTTTTGGACAACTAAAACAGGGGATTTTCGGGGCTTGTAATGGAGGCTACAGAGGCGTTGGGAGGCGGCTACGAGGCTGAGGTTCCGCATGGGCTAGGTTCGGGGGAAAGTGGCGACTCATTGGCTGGGCTAGGGCTATGCTTTTCGATGGTGCAACCGGGGTAGAGTTTACACAGAGAGGGTGGTAGTGCACAGCTTGTGGGGTGGACTTCGTGTGACTGTGGAGGTGATGACCGAACGGCTTGGGTGGCTGCGGCGTGAAGAGAACAAAGGAAAAGCAATTAGGGTTGAGAAAAACTTAATCTATACATAGGCTATAAATGGAAAACAGAACACTTAAAACAAGGGAAGGAAAACGTGcatgaagaaaaaggaaagatggTGTTATCTCGTGTGACGGAAATGAGAGACGTTATTCACGTACGTGGGTGAAGCAATGAGCTGGGTTTTACATCAGTTATGCTGTACCaagggaattttgaataagaatatttttgaactttcactctgatatcTTTGATAACATGTTGTAACTCtacattctaaaaataaaaaatgttttgttctacattctgaactctgtaaatactcaagtttgcatactagtatatgttctctgctttctgagttgttgataactcaccccttatctccataatatgtttcagataattttgatgcagcaACTGGAAGTCAGGAATATGGAGTACTTGAAAGTTTTGTTAATCgtagaagactaagtgccttagggtacaatgGCTTTTGAAGAGTCTTTTGGtagtgttgatattttatgttgcTTTGGTACTTTGAGTAATGGATATTCCTAGTTCTTGTGGAAATGTTTATGTATATTATTGAAGCAATTCTGATGTGctcttatgtaggaacatggatatttgtgttggaCAAATACGTTGTCATGTTATGGAGAgcctggtttattttaaaagtgttattggagatgatttttgttgacatgagttaactctctgggcTCACGTGGATGGGGCGTTACAGGTGGGGCTTTGTATGGCAAAGCCCACCACGAGGGAGCTATATCTAGACACAGCGGCTAGACCTGACTACTGTAGTGTAGTGAAGGTGGTGGGCCTCCTTGCCTACCACGGCCCTAGGTGGTGTACCCAGGGCCATGCAAGGCCCTAGGTACACGGCTCCTATATACAGCAATTGCCGACATTGTGCTTCCCATACACAGCTCAGGCTTTACGTGGGACATGCATTTATGTGCACTTAGCTAATAAGGCAAGCATGTATGCCCAACGTGTGCAGTGTACAtagtgtatatgtatatgtccCTCTCATATTTTCCTTCTAATTCGCATATGttagtagaataaaaataacaaacgaAAAATGAGAGATCTTATT
Protein-coding sequences here:
- the LOC109018870 gene encoding uncharacterized protein LOC109018870; protein product: MKGVMRFGKKDKLSPRYIGPFESLDRIGPVAYRVALPPILVGVHNVFHISMLRKYIPDPTHIIDYEPLQIRVDMNYTEEPVQILEKKEQVLWTRTIPFVKVLWKNHAISEASWELEEEMRVKYPRLFDGNFDNL
- the LOC109018871 gene encoding uncharacterized protein LOC109018871, with product MEFTTLVQGTMTVHQYVARFIELSRFAAYLIPEEEKKARKFEQGLNEKLYERVVGFQIRNFSELVDKATIFERSLQRRATLHDQRKMTIPSGPHSGMDQGSWKKRNEVCRKEARLCYRCGKSGHYLRDYPLRLNSNKPPPPPPPRAERTARGNVQRTIVPARVFALTPGEAEDKNDVITQTEKLKSKLQVATPTGNSVVCDEFLPGCPVTIEGRLMPADLIVFNMIGFDVILGMDWLACYHASIDCFKKEVVFRPPKKSEFQFTGSKVRMHPPIISAVQVGKLLRNGCQGFLTCAVEAPKEELKLEQIPVVREYPEVFPEDLPGLPLEREVEFTIELVPGTAPLSKAPYRMALSELVELKEQLQDLLDKGFIRPSVSPWRAPVLFVKKKDG